The Chanos chanos chromosome 16, fChaCha1.1, whole genome shotgun sequence genome has a window encoding:
- the eif1 gene encoding eukaryotic translation initiation factor 1 has product MSAIQNLQTFDPFADATKGDDRLPAGTEDYIHIRIQQRNGRKTLTTVQGIAEDYDKKKLVKAFKKKFACNGTVIEHPEYGEVIQLQGDQRKNICQFLTEIQLAKEEQLKVHGF; this is encoded by the exons ACCCCTTTGCTGATGCAACTAAGGGTGATGATCGGCTCCCAGCAGGGACTGAGGACTACATCCACATAAGAATCCAGCAGCGTAACGGCAGAAAGACTCTGACCACGGTTCAGGGCATAGCCGAAGACTATGACAAGAAGAAGCTAGTCAAAGCCTTCAAGAAG AAATTTGCTTGCAATGGGACTGTGATTGAGCACCCAGAGTATGGTGAGGTGATTCAGCTGCAGGGTGACCAGCGCAAGAATATTTGCCAGTTTTTGACTGAG ATTCAGCTGGCGAAAGAGGAGCAGCTCAAGGTCCACGGTTTCTAG